AGTCTGTGACGCCTTCCGCCCCAGCGAGGTCAACATCGAGGAAGGGGATTGTGTTAAGAAATGTGCTTCTCTGAACATGACGTTGGCTGCTGATTCTTGCAAGGACAGGAGGCATGTTGCCATCAAAATAGTCCGGGTTCCAGAGATCAATGACCTCAGGGCTCTGGTTGAAGACCCCAGATTAAACCTGAAAATTATTCAGCTGGTTCGAGACCCCAGAGGAATCCTGTCCTCCCGGATTGAGACCTTCAGAGATACCTACCGATTGTGGAGGATCTGGAGGGCGACAGGCAGGAAACCGTACAATTTGGATATGAGTCAACTAACAGTGGTGTGTGAGGATTTCCTTAACTCAGTCTCCACTGGACTCAGTAGGCCCCCGTGGctaaaaggaaaatatatgTTGGTTAGATATGAGGATCTGGCCCGAAATCCACTCAAGAAAACCCAGGAGATATACGAGTACTTGGGAATGTCGCTGGACGATAATGTGGTAAAGTGGATACAGACCAACACTCGAGGAAGTAATGAGTTGTCAGCAAAGCATAAATACGGCACAGTAAGAGACTCTGCAGCTAATGCAGAGAGTTGGAGGTTAAAACTCTCGTATGACATGGTAGACTACACTCAAACTGTTTGCCAGCAGATTCTCAACCAGCTGGGCTACAAGATGGTAGAATCCCCCGAGGAACTTAAAAACATCTCCGTCACATTAGTTGAGAAGAGAaattttgtaccatttttgtaATGAAGGTAGTTGTGGACAACTAtttttgatatatttatatatgttgcCTTAATTTTTCCAGATTTGCACTAAACTTTCAAAACCTTGAAAGCATCTTAAGGGTACCATTAGTACTTTAAGAacagcactatatatatatatatatatatatatatatatatatatatattatggactataatatataatgctGTATGCTGTTTACACATtaaaaaagtacaaaacaaCTAAGTTTAATGTTTGGTGATTTCTTAAAGACTGTAATGTTTACTTCAGCGATAAAGCAGAACTAAAGCACCATTCTTCTTTAAATTATTGTATGCTGGCTGTTGCATTGACAAACGTGAATGTTGCTGTTTGTCCATTTATAAGTAATTGGACCCAAGGGGTTGTTAGAAATTGTACTAAAT
The genomic region above belongs to Amia ocellicauda isolate fAmiCal2 chromosome 4, fAmiCal2.hap1, whole genome shotgun sequence and contains:
- the chst1 gene encoding carbohydrate sulfotransferase 1 — its product is MQCSWKAVLLLALASIAIQYTAIRTFTAKPFQICPVPNPLNCGLGQETESFDRLCDEYPYFTYNISRKTHILILATTRSGSSFVGQLFNQHSDVFYLFEPLYHVQTTLIPRLSHSKNTADRRVMLGASRDLLRSLYDCDLYFLESYIKPQPVNHTTDKLFRRGASKALCSPPVCDAFRPSEVNIEEGDCVKKCASLNMTLAADSCKDRRHVAIKIVRVPEINDLRALVEDPRLNLKIIQLVRDPRGILSSRIETFRDTYRLWRIWRATGRKPYNLDMSQLTVVCEDFLNSVSTGLSRPPWLKGKYMLVRYEDLARNPLKKTQEIYEYLGMSLDDNVVKWIQTNTRGSNELSAKHKYGTVRDSAANAESWRLKLSYDMVDYTQTVCQQILNQLGYKMVESPEELKNISVTLVEKRNFVPFL